DNA sequence from the Pseudochaenichthys georgianus chromosome 8, fPseGeo1.2, whole genome shotgun sequence genome:
GGGATCTATCGAGGCACTGAGGTTTCACTGCGGCTCCGTTTTCATTTTCCATACTCCAAGATGGAGCGGCTCCATTAGCTCGTTAGCACGCTAAATTGCATTTTTCAAATGCTGTTAGAATGCAATAAACGATGAATCCCTCTCTGATATAAAAATACTCGCTGAAAGGTGGATATGGGATGCTAGATTGGATGCTCATGGTCACAACACAAAATGGAGGTATGTTGGCTAACCAGGGAGCTAGAAATGACTAGAAAGTTCTTTCTCACACTTGCTTTAGCAACATACTTTTGCTGCACTTGAGCTATAACTGATAAACATCAACAAACGTTGCTTCCTGAAGGTGATACGGTCATTTGAGTGGTGTGAATGGAAAATACCTGGGCATTCAGCTTCATTATAACAGTATCGTTGAAGGTTTTGCATATTAGAGCATGTTACAGACAGTAAGACCTTCTGACACTTGGATATTATATCTGACAACACAGTTTCATCATTTGTCTAACCATGTCCTTTTAATTATGCAAGTCAATGTTTTGAAATATCTTAtttcaatattttatttttatttctgcTTAAAACCATCTAGTTTGATGAACAGGATGAATTCCTACCTTCTTTTGCTTGGTGTGCAGAGTTCTGGAGCTGATCTGCTACCACCAACAACCTCTCAAGTTCCAGACAGGAGTCATACTGGTTTGCTTTAGAACCTAgacagaaaaaaacaacttcaTTAGCAACAATATTACAGGATATATTGGAGTTGACTGGTTTAATTGTACAGTAATTAGTCTCATGTTGGTAGTCAGTGCATCTCAATTGCTCATTCCAGGGTCCTGAGTATGATTGGCAGAAGATAAATCGGTCCAAACAGCTTTCACAAAATCACTTCCTGCCAACTTCCTGTGCAGTTTCCTCTAAAATTAACATTTTCTAACACAATCGCCTTCATTCCTCTACTCCTATTTTTGTGTGTTTGCATGCGTCATCTGTTCTTTTACCTTGCTCCGTGGCTACTCCTAGCGTCTGTTTGCCCAGAAACTCCTCTGCCTGCCTGTGCTGGGTGAGGTCATGCCCTTGGTGAGTCAGTCTTGCGACCAAAACCCTGGTCTGATCCGGGCAACCACATGGCCAATCCTTAGGGAACTAGAGTGGTCAGAGAGGTCAAAGAAAATACGCCAGGTATGAGATGGATTACAGGAAGAAGTGTATTAATAAAATGTATACAGGCTCTGAGAGACATATTCTGACAATGTCTTATAGCTGGGTGGAATTATAACTAAACGTTACACTAAAGCATATTACCAACTCAACATTACACTACATGGAAAACATGTACGAGGCTTCTCAGACCATTTTGAAAGGCATCACTACAAAGAGGAAGGATACCAAAGCTGTCATTCTCTCCATGAAGTGACTCCTCCCTGACACAGGTTTCCTTTGTAGGGCAACGATTTTGTCCCATAACCTAAAAATAATGTAGATAGGAAGAATTAGTGATCAAAGAGAAACTGTTGAACCAGTTGTAAAATGATCACAATAGTATCAGACTGATTTTGGCAACCTGTTTTGTTTGCTTCTTAGAGGTTTCCATGTTGCTGTTTGATCAGAAGCTTTCCTGCCATGAAGCAAAGGCGTAAAGAACAATTATAATAGCACAGCAAACAAAGGTTGGTTAAAGATAAGTGTGGTTTCTTCATAGTCCAGTTGTGTAAAAATATACCCTTTCTGTGGAGGTAAACTGTGAGCTCCAGACTCCAATCTATGTGAAACAGGCACTGTGTTATGTGAATGAGTGGAAAGAGCTGCAGCTGTGCCCAGGTCAGTCCCACTCAGCTCATTGCTTCTTATAGTTTTGTTTTTTGAGTGGAGGGTCGAGGTGTGTAACTGACCCCGGGCTAGTGAGCCAGACGCTGAGACAGCCTGCTGTGATGCCCTTGCTGCCTGATGATGCACAATCCCAGCTGAAGAGACAGAACAGTTCATGATTATGTTTCTATTAATTCTGGTTTTGCACTGTCCAGGATGGTAGCTATGTGAAGATTTTGAGTTGAACACCAACGTACCAGGCTTTCTGTGATCTTTTCTGTCAAGACTG
Encoded proteins:
- the LOC117450907 gene encoding tubulin epsilon and delta complex protein 2 isoform X1, whose product is MSLLSMIEQAIKSCKYEQAKINHNIQHYREILQTLTPQPKMGTDESESWSEFADDAAPDTVTSPVEKEEMELLERALEKALRVRTGTVSSKKDSNKQSACRKASSTSAVTSKEGMQASTAPKGNQKTARSTSKSASLDRKDHRKPGTLVFNSKSSHSYHPGQCKTRINRNIIMNCSVSSAGIVHHQAARASQQAVSASGSLARGQLHTSTLHSKNKTIRSNELSGTDLGTAAALSTHSHNTVPVSHRLESGAHSLPPQKGKASDQTATWKPLRSKQNRLWDKIVALQRKPVSGRSHFMERMTALFPKDWPCGCPDQTRVLVARLTHQGHDLTQHRQAEEFLGKQTLGVATEQGSKANQYDSCLELERLLVVADQLQNSAHQAKEEWEAWDRWRPEGGCLCPTGENCVWGDGIMAPLPLTITYTSEAELRELENLRMRVALLQQETYIEQALLDTLSPQLSSIVPGPGCPDLSVLRGMYSLLGEGGERFPAIVLDSEPD